The Ignavibacteriales bacterium genome contains the following window.
ATTTATTTTAAATTGCAATCAAAAACAGATTCCACTTGTTTTTTTACAAGATGTAACAGGATTTATGGTAGGGACACGCGCTGAGCAAGGCGGAATTATAAAAGACGGCGCGAAGATGGTGAATGCAGTTGCCAACAGTACCGTTCCAAAAATAACTTTTATAATCGGCAACAGTTACGGCGCAGGCAATTACGCCATGTGCGGAAAATCTTACGACCCAAGATTTATTTTCGCTCTGCCAACCGCACAGATCGCAGTCATGGGCGGAAAGCAGGCGAGTGAAACATTATTGAGCATCAAAGTTCAACAGATGACCGCGAAGGGAAAAGAAATTTCAAAAGAAGATAAAGACAGGATGCTCAAAGAAATTTCAGATCGTTACAATTCGGAACTTGATCCTCTTTATGCGGCAGCCCGACTCTGGGTTGATGATATTGTTGATCCGCTTGAGATGAGAAATATAATATCGCGTTCTATCGGGATAGCATCTAACAATCCGCACATACCGAAATTCAATCCGGGTGTTATTCAGGTGTGACCGATGCGGTTTGGACGTCTGGCATTATTATTCTTATTGATAAATCAATCTCTTTTTTCTCAACAAACCGAGGTCGATTCCCTTCAAAAATATCTTCGTATCGATTCAACCGATGACGCGAGTTTTATTTATTCATATTTTCCTCCGATATTTATTCAGAATGGAATTGAATTAAAATCATTTATGCGGAGTAAAATATTTTCTGATATCCGTATCCGGTTCAGCGACTTGGAATCTGTAAATGCCATTTATATCCAGGCGATGAAATTAACAAATAACAATACCGGTATATCTCTGCTGATCTCAACTCTCGCATGTTTCGATCATCGACTTATTGGTTTAAAAGTCCCTGTCTTCGCTTTATTTTTTCCGTTAACAAATGAATCGGAGGAAGAATTCAAGCTTCGTGTGGCAAACCTGCCCAGAAAACTGTATCACGACTCACCAAAAAATAAAATTGGGGATCGGGATAAACTTCAGCATTTCTTTGGATCGGCTTTCCTGACTTTCACTTTTGAATCGAAGCTGCCAGCGGAGGAATTCTCACGTTCCATCGAACTCGGTGAAGATGCTATTATTGTCGATGGTGCGTTTGATGAACGTGATATCAGGGCAAACCGGAACGGACAGAATTTCGGATTGGCTTTGATTCAGAATAAATTTATGCTTCCTTCCGATTATTTCCTTAATATTGAATGACGACCTTAAGATATCATAAACAAGATTTTAGATTATTACGGAGAAATGAATGAAAACTATTCTCGCTATCGATGATGAAAAAAGTGTACGAGATTCTTTGAAGATGATACTCGAATATGAAAAATATTCTGTCATATTCGCCGAGGACGGATTGAAAGGGATTGAAGAATTCAAACAAAATCTTCCCGATGCCGTTCTGCTCGATATCAAAATGCCGGGTGGAATGGATGGCATGGAAACTTTGAAAGAGTTGCGCAAAATAAATTCCGATATTCCGGTTATAATTATCTCGGGACATGGAACGCTAGAAACCGCTGTCGAAGCTGTCAAATCAGGTGCCTTCGATTATTTACCAAAACCGTTAGACAGAGACAAACTTTTTATCGCTCTCCGCAACGCGATAGAGAAAAGAAGTCTCCATATTGAAATAAAGAAAGTACGCGACAAAGAAACCATACTCGGCTCCAGCGCGAAGATGAAAGAGATTTTGGAAATTATAAAACGGGTTGGGAACACCGAAGCGCGGGTTTTGATTACGGGTGAAAGCGGAAGCGGGAAAGAATTAATCGCCAAGGCGCTTCATCGGGCCAGCAAACGGAACAATATGCCTCTTGTTGAGGTGAACTGTGCGGCGATTCCTGCCGAGTTGATCGAGTCGGAATTATTCGGTCATGAAAAGGGTTCGTTCACAGGCGCCACAAATCAGCGGATAGGAAAATTTGAGCAGGCAGACGGTGGTACGCTTTTCCTCGATGAGATCGGAGATATGAGTCTTGCGGCTCAGGCAAAAGTATTGCGTGCTCTGGAGGAAGGAAAGGTGGAACGCGTCGGCGGAAATAAAACCATTGCCGTGGATGTGCGTGTAATTGCAGCCACTAATAAAAACCTTCCTGAAGAAATTAAGAAGGGATCCTTCCGGGAAGATTTGTATCATCGGCTGAATGTTATACCGATATCGGTGCCGCCGCTTCGGGAACGACGCGAAGATATTCCAACTCTCGTAAATGCTTTTATTGAAGAAACATGTTCGCGGAACGGCATCGCTCCGAAAAAAATTACACCGAGAGCGATGGAGTCGCTGAAAAGTTACGAGTGGCAGGGGAATGTGAGAGAGTTACGCAATATTGTTGAGCGGATAATCATAATGTCATCCGGTGCTTCAATAGATTTGGCGGAACTTGAATTGCTCTCGTTCACTCCGAAAGAAACGGTCGATACGATTGTGCAATCGAGTGAATCGTTTCAGGATTTTAAGGATCGCGCCGAGGCAATGTTCATCAAACATCAATTGAAACTTCATAACTGGAACGTATCAAAAACTGCCGAAGCAATGGAGATGGAGCGGAGTCATCTTTACACAAAAATTAAGAAGTATGGATTAGAGCGCGACAGCAATTCGCCGCCGGATGAAGATGAAAAATAATTTGATGGAAAATATTGTAGATGTTATATGAAAGGAATCTCGAACAGGCAGAAGCCAGTTGTAGCGCCGCGGGAAAGAATCGATAAGTCCGCGGTAAAATCGAAAAAGATTTTAAGTCAATCAAAGAAAAATAAATTGAAACCAACCCATTCCTGATGGCGTTCGTAGTTTGTAAGTGGGATCGTATCTCAGTATATTTAAGTTAGCAAGATTGATTGCGTAACAAAGCATCGTCAGTTTGAGCGCAGTGAGTTCCGTAGCAAGACGGAACGAACGAAGTCGAAGACAAATTTAATTAAGAAAAAAATGAAATGCCAACATACCATTATAAATGTAAATCGTGTAAAGAAGAGTTCGAAGAACTGCAAAGAATATCAGAGGACGCGCTTGTTGATTGTCCTTTTTGCGGTAAACCCGCTCTTGCCCGTATGATGAGCGGCGGCGCCGGACTAGTTTTCAAAGGAAGCGGATTTTACATTACCGATTACAAAGGAAAATCACCCGCCGGGGATAAACCGAAAACAGAATCAAGTTCAGAAAAGCCGGCAGAAACCAAAAAGGAAACAAAACCTTCCGTAAAATCCGATTCGAGCAGTTCAGGATCATCAAGTACCACGGAGAAAAAGTAAAAAAAAATACACCGGTGGCATGAACCATTTCATGACACTAATGCTGCAATCTTCGTATTGCGGTATTGGTAATTACTCCTCAGCGAATCATAACTTTATTCCAAATAGGAGCTCAAACGATTGGTTCTTGATAGTGAGCATATCACTGCTGTACGATTTAGAAAATGTCGGGCAGTATTTGAATTCAAATAAAACTGCCTGAATCGTACTTGTAGAAATTTCGATCCCAGCTCCGGCTGAAATCCCTATATCGTTTTTCTTAAACTTGTCGAAAATTGAACCAACATATTTCGGGTCATTCCAGATCAAGAAGTCAAATCTTGGCCCAATCAAGATGTATGGCGAAACTGTTCCCATGTTGTATCTTATTCTAGCCAGTAATGGCAGAGATAGGTAATCGACTCTGGGTTTCAATGTGATATATCTCCCTGTACCTTCAGGATAGGCATTAGTCGTCTCTAACAATTTTTCAGTAAAACCTTTTTGAATGTAGTGTAATTCTCCGAGCACGCTTATGTACGGGAGATCGAGGAGTTCAATGAAAATTCCAGCATCTAAACCCCAACGTCTTTCAATTTCAGGTTCAAGATATAAATTATAATCCCAAATTTGAGTTGCCGAAACAGCTCCGACCTTGAATCCATATCCTTTGATGAATTGGGCTTGTGTGAAATTCGATCCGAGAATAATTATAAAGAGGAGTTTTAAAATTTGAGTTTTTATGTTTAATCCATAGTAGCGAGTGACTATTTTTAGTTGACGATAATGATATTATCTTGCTTAATGTTTGAGTGATCAGGATTTCTCAAAACTATTTCATCTTCATTGTGGATTGTAAATTATCAAACGTTTGTGAGAATGTCAAATCAAGGTTATCGCACACTGGGAGGGAGCTGCGCTCCCGACCAGATAAGCGGTAGACCGTCTCAATTTGTGTATTGCTTGGAAATCCGTTCTAAGGAACAGACCCTACGCCACATTTTTCAGTAAGGTCGGGAGTTGGAACTCCCTTCCAACAATAGATCCATCTTTGAATTCAATACAAAAATATCATATATTTAAAAAAAATGAAATGGAGATAAAAGATGGTTCCACGCACTGAACGTGATGTAATGATCGATGCTCAACTTGATCTTGTTTTAAAAACTCAGAAAGATGTATGGCGTGTATTCAGAGTGATGTCGGAGTTTGTTGAGGGCTTTTCAACGCTCGGAAAGTTAGGTCCATGCGTTTCAATATTCGGATCTGCAAGGGTTGAGCAGGGGAATCATTATTACCGTCTTGCCAAATCAGTTGCAAAGGAATTTGTTCACGCGGGTTACGGAATAATTTCGGGAGGTGGTCCCGGTATCATGGAAGCGGCAAACCGCGGCGCGCGTGAAGCAGCCGGAGTTTCAGTCGGGATAAACATCGATCTTCCTTTCGAGCAAAAAGCTAATCCTTATATCGATCCGGATAAACTTATAACGTTCAGGCATTTTTATGTTCGTAAAGTTATGTTCGTGAAGTACGCGCAGGGATTTATTGTAATGCCGGGCGGCTTCGGCACGTTCGATGAATTTTTTGAATCTATAACTCTTATCCAGACAAAAAAAATAAATCCATTCCCGATAGTGTTAATGGGCACTGATTATTGGAAGGGACTGATTGATTGGATGAAAGATCGGGTGATGAGTGAAGGGATGATTTCAAAATCCGATTTCGATCTTTTTTCAATCACCGACGATCCAAAACATGCTGTCGCAACCGTAAAACGTTTTTACAAAAAAGAAGAACATGGTCCCAATTTCTAATTATACTCTATAGTGTAAACCAATTACATGTCTCTACACGAGTGGAAAAAGAAACGTCAGATATCCGAGACGAAAAATCGATGGTGGAGTTATCGTAAGGATGAGGTAATACTTCCATCGGGTAAAGAAGGTGAGTATCATTTCGTCCACACAAACGGATCGAGTATGGTAATACCGGTACTCGATGATGGTAAGCTCATAGTTGTAAAACAGTATCGCTATCTTGCCGAAAGAGAAAGCATCGAATTTGCGTGCGGCAGCGTGAAAGATGGTTCAACGTACGAAAAGACAGCGATGTTAGAGCTTGCGGAAGAAACCGGTTATGCCGCGGGCGAGCTTTCATTTGGAGGAGAATTTAATCCTTACAACGGCGTAACAGATGAGATGTGCAAAATTTACATCGCGCGCAAATTAACTCCTGTAACATCAGTTCCTGATGAAACCGAAGAGTTTGAAAAGATTATTATCTCCCCTCCTGAATTTGAACAAAAAATAGAAACCGGTGAAATCTGGGACGGTATGACATTGGCGGCTTGGATGATTGTGAGAAAGAATTTTTTAAAATGAAGAAATTTAACTTGCGATGCTTCTATTATCACCTGAGTCGAAATCTCCTGCTGGCGTTTTTCTTTTTATTCTTGCTGTCAACATCTTCATTCAGTCAGCGTGTTCGCATCGGCGCTGAAATTTTATTGGAGAAACATCTCGATTCGCTTAAAGACAAGCGCATCGGCATCATCTGTAACCAAACATCGGTATTGCCGAATGGGGCTCATCTCGTCGACACTCTTTTAGCTCTCGGTGTAAATGTAAAGTCGTTGTTTGCACCAGAGCATGGCATACGCGGGGATAAACCTGCAGGCGAAAAATTCTTAACTGATAAGGATAAGCATACGGGTTTAATTATTCATTCGCTTTATGGTGGATCAAAAAAACCGGATGAAAAAATGCTCAGTGAAATCGATTTATTGATTTTCGATATGCAGGATGTGGGTGCGAGGTTTTATACTTATGCAAGCACAATGGGATATTGCATGATCGCGGCGGCGGAAAATAATAAAAAATTTATTGTTCTTGATAGACCAAATCCAATAAACGGAACCGACATTGAAGGACCGCCGTTAGATCTAACGTTAATTTCATTTTTAGGTATGACTCCAATTCCCGTCCGCCACGGATTAACTATCGGTGAGATCGCTAAGATGATGATAGGTGAAGGTTATCTGAATCCGTCATCGGTTGATCTAACGGTTATTCCGATGGAAGGATGGAAGCGCACAATGTGGTTCGATGAAACAGGATTGCCATGGATATCACCATCACCCAATATGAAAACTTTACAAACGGCAACAGTCTATCCCGGGAGTTGTTTATTTGAAGCAACTAATATATCCGAAGGTCGGGGTACATCGAAACCGTTTGAATATATCGGCGCCCCGAAACTAAATAACAATAAAGTTGTGAAGAAACTTAATTCGCTGAAATTACCGGGAGTAAAATTTTCGACAGTTGAATTCACACCACAAGGAGATTCCGTGACCGGATCGAATCCGAAATTTAATAAAAAAATATGTCGGGGAGTATATATCCAAATCATTGATCGGAAAATATTCAAACCTGTTCTAACGGGATTGATGATGATTGATGCAATTCGAAAGCTATATCCGAAATCATTCAACTTAAAGAAAGGTTTATTTGACCGTTTAATGGGTGATGAAATGGTTAGCGATCTTTTGGTGAAGGGGAAGATTGACCGAAATATATTTAAAATTTTTGATGAGCAGATCGGGCAATATCTCGAAATAAGGTCTAAATATCTTATTTATTAAAGATTTTAAAAAAGATTTTTGACATTATGGCAATAATTCGTTATATTTTAACCGTTTTGAAGGTCTAAATCCAGAATAATGGCATCAGAAAATGCTCGAGAAAGAAAGGAAAAACGCAGGTACACGTTTGTAGTAGTGCCTGATGTTAAATCTGAGAAAACACGGACGTTTTCTGTAACCCGATTCGGTTTTATTTCAGTAATTCTCTCAATGATAATTATTTTCGTTGCGGGAATTTTGGCGATAATAATTTATACTCCGATTGGCGCTCAACTCCCAATATCTCAATCGGCGGTTGCAAAGAAGTATAATCGGCAAATGTCGGATGTGCAAAAAAAATTGCAATCGTTATTACGGGAGATGACGATTCTGCGCGGATATAATATCCGACTTAGAAATGTATTAGGAGAAAAGATTAGTACCGAAGATAGCGTACGATTATTGAATCTTCCATCCGATTCAGTTTCCCTTGCAGAAAGATTCCGGCTCGATGCGGAAGACACTTCGTATGTGGCTCCTATGGAACAGGAAAATGCTGTGACGATAAACCAGCAAACACTTGGCGCGGAGTTGATACCGATGAGGAGTGAAGCTAACATAGATGTTACATCGCAATTACCGTTGATGATGCCGGTGAACGGTTATATTGCGCGTGAGTTTGATCCGCTTCAATTACATTACGGAATTGATTTTGCAGGCAGAGCAAAAATGCCTGTTGTGGCGACGGCAAGTGGAACTGTAGTTTTCTCGAATTGGACTAACGAAGATGGTTTTGTAATAATGATTACGCATGAAGGCGGATACCTGAGTGTGTACAAGCATAACTATTCTTTGATAAAAAGAATCGGAGAAAGAGTACGGCGCGGCGAGACGATTGCACTGCTCGGGAATACCGGCGAGCGAAGCAGCGGACCGCATCTGCATTTTGAATTATGGATAAATGGTGTTGTACAAAACCCGGCGAAATATTTATTGAGTATCAACTAAAAAGGAGTGTCTATGGCTCTAAAACCTGAAACTGGTACAGAATTAAACCTGATTGCTGCGGGAACGATGATCGAAGGTAAACTTCGTACTCCGGGCAGTATTCGGATCGACGGTAAAATCGTTGGTGAAGTTAACGCGACACAGAATATCGCTATCGGCAGTACGGGCGATGTTGACGGAAATATCACCGCTAAAAGTATCACTATCGGCGGAAAGATAAAAGGAATTGTAGTTGCGCAGGAAAAATTGGTCTTCGAATCGAAAGCGATCATTAAAGGTGATATCCGCGCCGCTAAGCTCGTCATTGATGAAGGTGCGACGTTCGACGGCAAATGCACGATGAGCGAGGCAAAGCCGATGCCGAACTTAGTTGAGTTGAAGTCAGAGTCGCGCCGGGCTGAATAACGTTCATAGTTTTATGAGCGGACCCGATATCGACCGGGACGAGAATGAAAATTCATCGTACTTCCGGGCGATGAGAAAAGCGGGACCTTTATTCGGTTCCGGGATCCAACTTGCGGCAAGCGTTGTATTGATGTACTTTTTAGGTCGATGGGCAGATGAAGCATTCAACACAAAACCCTGGCTTATGCTTGTTGGAATATTCTTTGGTATAGGAGCCGGGCTTTTTAATTTTATCAA
Protein-coding sequences here:
- a CDS encoding sigma-54-dependent Fis family transcriptional regulator, whose protein sequence is MKTILAIDDEKSVRDSLKMILEYEKYSVIFAEDGLKGIEEFKQNLPDAVLLDIKMPGGMDGMETLKELRKINSDIPVIIISGHGTLETAVEAVKSGAFDYLPKPLDRDKLFIALRNAIEKRSLHIEIKKVRDKETILGSSAKMKEILEIIKRVGNTEARVLITGESGSGKELIAKALHRASKRNNMPLVEVNCAAIPAELIESELFGHEKGSFTGATNQRIGKFEQADGGTLFLDEIGDMSLAAQAKVLRALEEGKVERVGGNKTIAVDVRVIAATNKNLPEEIKKGSFREDLYHRLNVIPISVPPLRERREDIPTLVNAFIEETCSRNGIAPKKITPRAMESLKSYEWQGNVRELRNIVERIIIMSSGASIDLAELELLSFTPKETVDTIVQSSESFQDFKDRAEAMFIKHQLKLHNWNVSKTAEAMEMERSHLYTKIKKYGLERDSNSPPDEDEK
- a CDS encoding zinc ribbon domain-containing protein yields the protein MPTYHYKCKSCKEEFEELQRISEDALVDCPFCGKPALARMMSGGAGLVFKGSGFYITDYKGKSPAGDKPKTESSSEKPAETKKETKPSVKSDSSSSGSSSTTEKK
- a CDS encoding PorT family protein, whose translation is MVTRYYGLNIKTQILKLLFIIILGSNFTQAQFIKGYGFKVGAVSATQIWDYNLYLEPEIERRWGLDAGIFIELLDLPYISVLGELHYIQKGFTEKLLETTNAYPEGTGRYITLKPRVDYLSLPLLARIRYNMGTVSPYILIGPRFDFLIWNDPKYVGSIFDKFKKNDIGISAGAGIEISTSTIQAVLFEFKYCPTFSKSYSSDMLTIKNQSFELLFGIKL
- a CDS encoding TIGR00730 family Rossman fold protein; this translates as MIDAQLDLVLKTQKDVWRVFRVMSEFVEGFSTLGKLGPCVSIFGSARVEQGNHYYRLAKSVAKEFVHAGYGIISGGGPGIMEAANRGAREAAGVSVGINIDLPFEQKANPYIDPDKLITFRHFYVRKVMFVKYAQGFIVMPGGFGTFDEFFESITLIQTKKINPFPIVLMGTDYWKGLIDWMKDRVMSEGMISKSDFDLFSITDDPKHAVATVKRFYKKEEHGPNF
- a CDS encoding NUDIX hydrolase, producing MSLHEWKKKRQISETKNRWWSYRKDEVILPSGKEGEYHFVHTNGSSMVIPVLDDGKLIVVKQYRYLAERESIEFACGSVKDGSTYEKTAMLELAEETGYAAGELSFGGEFNPYNGVTDEMCKIYIARKLTPVTSVPDETEEFEKIIISPPEFEQKIETGEIWDGMTLAAWMIVRKNFLK
- a CDS encoding DUF1343 domain-containing protein → MKKFNLRCFYYHLSRNLLLAFFFLFLLSTSSFSQRVRIGAEILLEKHLDSLKDKRIGIICNQTSVLPNGAHLVDTLLALGVNVKSLFAPEHGIRGDKPAGEKFLTDKDKHTGLIIHSLYGGSKKPDEKMLSEIDLLIFDMQDVGARFYTYASTMGYCMIAAAENNKKFIVLDRPNPINGTDIEGPPLDLTLISFLGMTPIPVRHGLTIGEIAKMMIGEGYLNPSSVDLTVIPMEGWKRTMWFDETGLPWISPSPNMKTLQTATVYPGSCLFEATNISEGRGTSKPFEYIGAPKLNNNKVVKKLNSLKLPGVKFSTVEFTPQGDSVTGSNPKFNKKICRGVYIQIIDRKIFKPVLTGLMMIDAIRKLYPKSFNLKKGLFDRLMGDEMVSDLLVKGKIDRNIFKIFDEQIGQYLEIRSKYLIY
- a CDS encoding M23 family metallopeptidase, with the protein product MASENARERKEKRRYTFVVVPDVKSEKTRTFSVTRFGFISVILSMIIIFVAGILAIIIYTPIGAQLPISQSAVAKKYNRQMSDVQKKLQSLLREMTILRGYNIRLRNVLGEKISTEDSVRLLNLPSDSVSLAERFRLDAEDTSYVAPMEQENAVTINQQTLGAELIPMRSEANIDVTSQLPLMMPVNGYIAREFDPLQLHYGIDFAGRAKMPVVATASGTVVFSNWTNEDGFVIMITHEGGYLSVYKHNYSLIKRIGERVRRGETIALLGNTGERSSGPHLHFELWINGVVQNPAKYLLSIN
- a CDS encoding polymer-forming cytoskeletal protein — encoded protein: MALKPETGTELNLIAAGTMIEGKLRTPGSIRIDGKIVGEVNATQNIAIGSTGDVDGNITAKSITIGGKIKGIVVAQEKLVFESKAIIKGDIRAAKLVIDEGATFDGKCTMSEAKPMPNLVELKSESRRAE
- a CDS encoding AtpZ/AtpI family protein, with the protein product MSGPDIDRDENENSSYFRAMRKAGPLFGSGIQLAASVVLMYFLGRWADEAFNTKPWLMLVGIFFGIGAGLFNFIKIVNRLEKKSKK